TTAGGTATAATATGGCATATTATTACCTCCACCAGAGGGTGCTCTCATAAATTGTGCAACCGCTCCTGCAAGTTTTTCGGCACATCTTCTCCCTGCTCTTTCGCATGAGCTTAGAAAGTTACCTGCACTAGCACTAAATTCAACACCTCCTATGTTTACAGAACATGAAACTCTACAGAATGATGATTTTGTATTATCATTGGTTGACAATTCTACATTATCTTTAGTAGATGATTTAGAAAATGTAATCCCATTAATATTGATAATTGATGAATTTTGGACTTTTGTGTTGTTTGCAAAAGCAAACGTTCCTACTAGCATAAACGCTAGTGCAAAAAATACATTTTTCATATTTAGTTTGTATTTAATGGTTAACCAACTTATTAAAGTTGGGGCGGGAAAAATTCCCTATGATCTTAATTCAACTCCAATATTTTGTTTATTCTCAAGGTTCTATCTCTATTAAGTGAATGGCTTTTGTTGTTTCAATTTACAGCTTTTTCTTTTTTCAGAACCTCTAATTTTTAACGCAATTGTCATCAAATGGCTACCAACTATTGAATTTACCACTTTCAAACCTATCGTATCTTTTGAATAGTACCAAAAAAACAAATGGCTTTTTTGGACTAACGGTTTTCAGTAAGGAGAAGCTACTACCTGAAAACCGTTAGTCTTAAAAGTACAAACTTCATTCTTATTTTTTTCCTTATCTTTGCGTAAATAAATTTTCAAATGAAAAGAAAACACCGCTCCCAAAATACTCAAGATAAGGTTGCTGTAATTTTAGAAAAAATTATAACTCGCAGAAAAAAATTAAAAATCACGCAAGCAGATTTAGCAAGTCAATTAAACATATCTCTTAGTGGATATTTCAAAATTGAAAAAGGGAACAACAAATTAGACATTTATCGCCTCATTGAAATTACAGAGATTTTACAAATTGATTTAGGCTCTTTTTTTAAAGGCCGGGACAAGCAATGAATTTCTTAAAATTATGTTAAAATTAAATTAAAAATTTAATACCAATCGAGTTCTCAATACATTTATAAATCAGAACCTGTTTAAGCGAGTTCTTAGTTAAATAACCAACCTTACATGAAAAAACCAATTTTAATATTCTTATTATTCGCTATTTCAATGGTGAATGCACAGGATTATTTTCCCTCCAATACCGGTGTAAAAACGACAGATAATAGTACAGTTGCATTTATCAACGCAAAAATTTATGTTTCTTCAACCGAAAGTATCAAAAAAGGAAGGTTACTGGTGAAAGACGGAAAGGTAGTCGACGTCGGTAGGTCTGTCGAAATCCCCAAAGGAACCAAAACAGTGGATCTTTCGGGAAAAACCATATACCCTTCTTTTGTAGAAGTTTATTCGGGTTTCGGGATAAAAAAGCCCTCCCGACCCAAAAACCCGAACAGAAAGCCGCAGTATGATGCCGGTAGAACAGGGTATTATTGGAATGACCATATTCGGCCGGAGATCGATGCTGCCACATTATTTAAATTCGATGATAAAAAAGCCAAGGAGTTACTGAATATCGGTTTTGGTGTTGTAAATACACACCTGCACGACGGCATTATAAGAGGTAATGGCATATTGGTTGCCCTCAACAGGCAATCTAATGATGCTTACAGAATTCTGGACAAACATTCCGCACAGTACCTGTCTTTTAGAAAGAGTGTGCAATCCGGGCAATCCTACCCTACCTCAAGAATGGGTGCAATGGCTTTATTGCGACAAACATATCTGGATGCGGATTGGTATGCCGGCGGAAATGCAAAAAACAAAGATGCATCCCTGGCAGCACTAAATAAAAATAAAGGGATGGTACAGATTTTTGATGCCGGCGGGTATTTAGATGCTTTAAGAGCTGATAAAGTAGGCGATGCATTTGGAATCCAGTATACCATTGTTGGAGCAGGTGATGAATACCAAAGGGTGAAAAACATCAAAGCAACTAATGCCACTTTTGTGATCCCGATCAACTTTAGAAAAGCCTATGATGTGAGCGACCCGTTTTTAGCAAATCAAATTGCGTTGAGTGATATGAGAAAATGGAATCAGGAACCTGCAAATCCGGCTATTTTAAGTAAAAACGGAGTGAATTTTTCCCTGACTACTCACGATTTGAAATCTCTGAGCTCTTTTCACAAAAACCTACGAAAAGCAATTGCACACGGATATGACAAACAAAAAGCGCTAGCTGCTTTAACAACCATTCCTGCTCAAATTTTAGGAAACCAAAAGATTGGAAACCTGAAAAACGGTTCTCATGCCAATTTCTTAATTACTTCGGGAGATATTTTTGATAAAGAAACGATCATCTATGAAAATTGGGTACAAGGAAATCAACATGTTGTGAACTCCATGAACAGCAAAAATATTTCAGGAGAATACACATTGGTTTTAGATGACAAAACATTCGACTTAACGGTTCACCGCACTGCTGCCAAACAAACAGGAAGTTTAAAAAAGGACGGTAAAAAAGTCAAATCTGCATTTTCTTTTAAAGATCAATGGATTCAGCTAACCATAAATGACAATGGAAAGTTTACAAGGCTCATCGGTAATGTTGCTGCTAATGGTAGTTTACAAGGAACTTATTATGATAACAAGGGGAATGAATCTACCTGGATAGCTACTAAGAAAAACACGGGCAAAAAAAAGAAGAAGGAAAAAAAGAAGAAAAAATCTGCTGTTCCCGAAGTAATTCCCGTAAGTTACCCGAACATGGGTTTAGGGAACTTTACGCAACCGCAACAAGAAACCATTTTAATTAAAAATACTACTGTCTGGACCAGCGAGAAAGAAGGCATATTAGAAAACACGGATGTATTATTAAAAAATGGCAAGATTGCAGAAATTGGTAAAAACATCAAAGCAAGAAGAGCAAGAGTGATTGACGGTACGGGAAAACATTTGACAGCGGGGATTATTGATGAGCATTCACATATAGCGGCATCGGCTATTAATGAAAGCGGCCATAATTCTTCAGCAGAAGTAACCATAGAAGATGTTGTAAATCCGGACGATATTAATATTTACAGAAACCTGACCGGTGGCGTTACCTCTATTCAAATTTTACATGGTTATGCAAATCCTATAGGCGGGCAATCGGCTATCATCAAACTAAAATGGGGTGAAAATGCAGATCATTTAATTTATAAAGATGCTCCCAAATTTATCAAATTTGCTTTGGGAGAAAATGTAAAACAATCCCGTTCCACAACAAGTTTCCGTTTTCCGCAAACAAGAATGGGTGTAGAGCAAGTATTTACAGATTATTTCCAAAGGGCAAAAGAATACGACAAACGAAAGAAAAGCGGAAAGCCCTATAGGAAAGATATTGAACTGGAAACGTTAGCCGAAATTTTAAACAAAGAGCGTTTTATTTCCTGTCATTCTTACGTTCAAAGTGAAATCAATATGCTGATGAAAGTTGCAGAAAAGTTTGATTTCAATATTAACACATTTACACATATTCTGGAAGGTTATAAAGTAGCAGACAAAATGCAAAAACACGGTGTAGGCGGTTCCACTTTTTCGGATTGGTGGGCCTACAAATATGAAGTGAATGATGCGATTCCATACAATGCTTCCGTCATGCATAATGCGGGAGTTATCGTAGCCATTAATTCCGATGACCGGGAAATGTCCAGAAGATTGAATCAGGAAGCAGCCAAGACTATCAAATACGGTGGTATGACTGAAACAGATGCCTGGAATATGGTAACTATCAACCCGGCAAAATTATTACATATAGATCACAGGGTTGGAAGTATTAAAGCGGGTAAAGATGCAGATGTTGTATTGTGGAGTGATCACCCGTTGTCTGTCTATACCAAAACGGAAAAGACCATTATAGAAGGGAAAGTATTTTTTGATATTGAAGAAGATATGAAAAAACGCAGAGCGATAAAAGAAGAGAGGAATAAGCTCATAAATATGATGCTAAAAGAAAAAATGAATGGAGGAAAAATGCAAACTCCCGGGAAGAAAACCAGTAGGAATTTTCATTGCGATACAGAAGAAATACAAAACTAAGAATCATGAAAAAACAATATATATACCACTTACTATTTTTCTTTTTAACCGTAAGTATAGTTGCGCAGCAGACTCCTGCTCCAAAACAGAGTACTGCTTATAGTATTGAAGGTGCTACCGCACATATAGGAAATGGGCAGGTGGTAGAAAATGCACTTATCATATTTGATAAAGGCAAAATTGCATTTATAGGGAATGCTAACACAAAAATCGCTCGTAAGGGTACCATTATAAATGCAAAAGGCAAGCACGTATATCCCGGTTTTATTGTTGCAAATACGTCTTTGGGCTTGGCAGAAATAGATGCGGTAAAAGCAACCAGAGATTTTCAGGAAACAGGCTCTATGCTACCCCATATAAGAAGTTTAATCGCTTATAATGCGGAAAGTAAAGTTGTAGAATCCATGAGGCCTAACGGCGTTTTAATTGCCCAGGTAACACCGAGAGGAGCTACTATTTCAGGAACTTCCTCCATAGTGCAATTAGATGCCTGGAATTGGGAAGATGCAGCGCTAAAAACAGATGACGGTATCCATATCAACTGGCCCGGTAGTTTTAAGAGAGGCAGATGGTGGCTGGGAGAAGATCCTGCATTAAAACCGGATCCAAAGTATGCGGAAAATAAACAATCTGTTAGTGATTTTTTTACGAATGCCAAATTGTATTTGGCCGGAAACCGTAAACAAAAGCACTTGCCATATGCTGCTACAAAAGGGTTGTTTAACGGAAATCAACAGTTATTTATTCATGTTAACAGGCAGCGGGAAATTGCTGATGCTGTCAATATGTTTAAAGAACTGGGAATAAAAAAAATGGTTATTGTTCGCGGTAATGAGGCGCATAAAGTAGCCGATTTGCTCGTAAAAAATAACATTCCTGTCATTCTGGACAGACCTCACAGAGTCCCTGCCAATGAAGATGACGACTATGATTTCCTTATAGAAATGCTAAAATACTGGTAGATAAAGGAATTACCGTTGCGATTGGCATGGAAGGGCAAATGGAAAGAATGAATACCAGAAATATACCCTTTTATGCAGGTACCTGTGCTGCTTATGGCCTTGGCAAAGAAGAAGCATTAAAATTGATTTCGGGAAATGCTGCTAAAATTTTAGGAATTGATGAAACTACAGGAACATTAGCCGTAGGAAAAGATGCCACCTTATTTATTTCCGAAGGAGATGCTTTGGATATGAGAACAAATATGGTAACAGCTGCATTTATACAGGGAAGAAAAATTAGTTTGGAAACACATCAAACGAAACTTTGGAAACGATACGATACAAAAGTCAAATTTGAAAGATTGAAAGATTGAAAGATTGAAAGATTGAAAGATTGAAAGATTGAAAGATTGAAAGATTGAAAGATTGAAAGATTGAAAGATTGAAAAATAATGATTTTTTTGACTCAAAAAAAGCAGTATAATCTTGATTTTGCCATCTCTGATAAAGGCAAGGTGGTAACACTTCACGCCAAAGATTGTTAAATCTCTGAGTATTGTACTTGTAATAACAGTACATATAATGGTCATTGCCATATTATACTATGCTGTTATTAACTAATTCCTGTTAAAGAATGAAAAAAGATTGGTATTCAAAAACAAAATGGGGAAATTAAACCAACAGCTAGCAATGGTAATCCTTGTATAATTTCGCAGGGATAAAATTTTCTGA
This window of the Flavobacteriaceae bacterium genome carries:
- a CDS encoding helix-turn-helix domain-containing protein, with product MKRKHRSQNTQDKVAVILEKIITRRKKLKITQADLASQLNISLSGYFKIEKGNNKLDIYRLIEITEILQIDLGSFFKGRDKQ
- a CDS encoding amidohydrolase family protein — its product is MKKPILIFLLFAISMVNAQDYFPSNTGVKTTDNSTVAFINAKIYVSSTESIKKGRLLVKDGKVVDVGRSVEIPKGTKTVDLSGKTIYPSFVEVYSGFGIKKPSRPKNPNRKPQYDAGRTGYYWNDHIRPEIDAATLFKFDDKKAKELLNIGFGVVNTHLHDGIIRGNGILVALNRQSNDAYRILDKHSAQYLSFRKSVQSGQSYPTSRMGAMALLRQTYLDADWYAGGNAKNKDASLAALNKNKGMVQIFDAGGYLDALRADKVGDAFGIQYTIVGAGDEYQRVKNIKATNATFVIPINFRKAYDVSDPFLANQIALSDMRKWNQEPANPAILSKNGVNFSLTTHDLKSLSSFHKNLRKAIAHGYDKQKALAALTTIPAQILGNQKIGNLKNGSHANFLITSGDIFDKETIIYENWVQGNQHVVNSMNSKNISGEYTLVLDDKTFDLTVHRTAAKQTGSLKKDGKKVKSAFSFKDQWIQLTINDNGKFTRLIGNVAANGSLQGTYYDNKGNESTWIATKKNTGKKKKKEKKKKKSAVPEVIPVSYPNMGLGNFTQPQQETILIKNTTVWTSEKEGILENTDVLLKNGKIAEIGKNIKARRARVIDGTGKHLTAGIIDEHSHIAASAINESGHNSSAEVTIEDVVNPDDINIYRNLTGGVTSIQILHGYANPIGGQSAIIKLKWGENADHLIYKDAPKFIKFALGENVKQSRSTTSFRFPQTRMGVEQVFTDYFQRAKEYDKRKKSGKPYRKDIELETLAEILNKERFISCHSYVQSEINMLMKVAEKFDFNINTFTHILEGYKVADKMQKHGVGGSTFSDWWAYKYEVNDAIPYNASVMHNAGVIVAINSDDREMSRRLNQEAAKTIKYGGMTETDAWNMVTINPAKLLHIDHRVGSIKAGKDADVVLWSDHPLSVYTKTEKTIIEGKVFFDIEEDMKKRRAIKEERNKLINMMLKEKMNGGKMQTPGKKTSRNFHCDTEEIQN